Proteins found in one Quercus robur chromosome 2, dhQueRobu3.1, whole genome shotgun sequence genomic segment:
- the LOC126696971 gene encoding uncharacterized mitochondrial protein AtMg00810-like: protein MTLVAFKKLNDFLSLQFEMKDLGHLSYFLGFKIADSIYGLYFTQAKYASKLLSQTGLADSKIINTLIELNVHLTPSGGKPLSNPSFYRCLVGSLVYLTITHPDISYVVYQVSQYLSAPRLTHYTTVLHILQFLKGILLKGILFHGIFYSTQSPLVLRALSDADWAGDPTDCSEARNKPLWPAPVLK from the exons ATGACCTTAGTAGCATTCAAGAAACTCAATGACTTTCTCAGTCtgcagtttgagatgaaagatcttggacatctcagctacttcttgggtttTAAAATCGCTGATTCTATATATGGACTTTAttttactcaagccaagtatgcttctaAACTTTTGTCTCAAACTGGACTCGCTGATAGCAAGATTATTAACACTCTAATTGAACTTAATGTGCATTTGACTCCttcaggggggaaaccattgtctaatccctctttTTATAGATGCTTGGTTGgaagcctagtttatctcactatCACTCATCCAGACATTTCCTATGTTGTTTACCaagtgagccagtatctgtctgctccacgattgACTCACTATACTACTGTTCTGCACATTCTTCAATTTCTGAAGGGCATTCTCTTGAAGGGCATTCTCTTCCATGGCATTTTCTACTCTACTCAATCTCCTCTTGTTCTCCGTGCATtatctgatgctgattgggcaggagatcccactgatTGCAG cgaagcaagaaacaaacccTTGTGGCCTGCTCCAGTACTGAAGTAG
- the LOC126713141 gene encoding RING-H2 finger protein ATL79, producing the protein MRPLPLPPQPAAAATVVAAVAAESAIIHLSPPLSPSTPTRTRCEPQDDGCNRWQPYSNSRDFEANAATVLIILLCALICALVLNSAIRCFLRGGGGNNHQQPLPQNQQQQQEVQHDERKSTLEKEAADTLIAGPGLVFSTGMKLAGTEAECAICLSEFVEGEGIRVLARCNHGFHVNCIQQWLSSHTSCPTCRRSCLPPSPISTQPCSQTNTGEGPILSLS; encoded by the coding sequence atgcGACCACTACCACTACCACCACAACCAGCTGCAGCAGCAACAGTAGTAGCGGCAGTAGCAGCTGAATCTGCTATAATACACCTCTCCCCACCACTCTCTCCGTCGACCCCCACAAGAACAAGATGTGAGCCACAAGATGATGGCTGCAACAGGTGGCAGCCGTACTCTAATTCTCGGGATTTTGAAGCAAACGCGGCCACAGTCCTCATCATCCTCCTCTGCGCACTCATATGTGCTTTGGTTCTCAACTCCGCCATTCGCTGCTTCCTacgtggtggtggtggcaatAATCACCAACAACCACTACCccaaaaccaacaacaacaacaagaagtaCAACATGATGAGCGAAAGAGCACGCTGGAGAAAGAGGCAGCTGATACGTTAATTGCAGGTCCGGGCCTGGTGTTTTCGACAGGGATGAAGCTGGCTGGAACGGAAGCAGAGTGTGCGATTTGCTTGTCGGAGTTCGTGGAGGGAGAGGGGATTCGTGTGTTGGCAAGGTGTAACCATGGCTTCCACGTGAACTGCATTCAACAGTGGTTGTCTTCCCACACCTCCTGTCCCACTTGCCGCCGCAGCTGTCTCCCTCCCTCTCCTATTTCTACACAACCCTGCAGCCAAACCAATACTGGAGAAGgaccaattctctctctctcatga